The nucleotide window ATTATTTTAGTGTAAAAAAATGAAtgcaaaaaaataactaaaaagtgaagATAGAAGTGATAGATGAATGAAAGAACATTACCTGATTGGAATCATTGGAAATTCCAGAAGCATAACAAAATGGTTGCATGAGACAAGCTGAGTCTCccatgatgttgttgttttgttttttcactCCAACAACGTTGAAACCTCAAACTATGTCACAATTATTTGACCCTGTTTGTTTAGTTAGAGTTAGTTAGttgcaatattattttattaatatattttatatggCCGTTTGTTTGTATagtattcaaatttgaaatttgaaatgtaAAAGGCATGTGGGGGTATGATGTGGAAAATCAGACAAAAAGTGGAAGTGTGTGTTGTGGAAATCTTTTCTCGTTTTTCAAACTGTGGGGtccaacaacaacagcaacaaggTGTTTGGATAATGAGGAGCCTCGAGCCCTCGACCCTTGTTTTATTTTACCGTTAAAATCTATAAGAAAAAACTATGTTTATCAAATTGGTAGAGAAAAATCGAAACCGAGACTTTGAGAGGAGCACGTTCCAGTtaattcaaatgattaatgaaatatgtgttggaacaaaatgtgtttcacaatgaaccttattgagttttgatgataacaaggtattaaaaattgtcaattggttattactaataattgttcaagtgtacatgaccaaaggctagtcaagtaatttcaacaggtcctggaagaacaatggaaagaaaaagaattctaagcatctgaagaaaatcGCTCCTGAAGTTcagagtgcttctgaagtgatgacgtcatcagaagcagaagatcatcagaagcaaggttttcatcagaagcaaaataccttcaccagaagctgcatTTGATCCCtcaatcaaactgaagattcaaagtagctgtttctcaattcagtcttatccaagaagaacgaagaattgaaagggaggttccaacggatatatggatagcactgagcacttgtctctctttactagagttgacaaagtacaagtgtacaaccactacctccactactctgtttttgtctacgctacaagacaagacaacagcctTGCCTGCAGAATGTgcgccttcaagatgggaatgaatttgaagctaactcttcaaaggactacacccaaatcaggcaaaggatcactggtggatgaTTAAAGGaattcaaacgactctttagacgtgctgattatctcaacgtctctttcacacctctatataaaggagtgaagacttgaagattgtagatagagatatacaagttcaaaagcgccaaaactctgtcaaattgattctacaaagcacacagaatttctgcactgatttgataaatcttagaaattcaaagtctagagtctttactgtattgtattgagaacaccactgattgtatatcaagtgttcaagtcaaactcaattatctgtacttttgtttgattagaagtctcttgcttagtgcttgagcatagaagtctcttgcttagtgcttgagcattggaagtctcttgcgtgtgtgcttgagcatctttgtgaagtctcatacttagaaagtattgagcagttgtaatcttgttgattatagtgaaaatctctttggaagtgcaaggggggactggactacttccgtgttgtggaaggaaccaggataactgcttgtctctttgtctttcttttctctactctgttcttttccgctgcacaTCTAATTCTGATCtattcatcagaagcattcacaaactgcttctgaaggttTATCAGAAGTAGATTAAttaagagagaagaagaaaacacaattcaaccccccttcttgtgtttttctcaccttcaatatgaAGCATGAAGATTTCTCGGATTAGGTGTGTTTTGATGCGGACACGCGTTTGTGTTCGACACGACACCTATAATTGcattaaattatgtcattttcttaaattagtATTTGTTTTGGTGTGTCTGTCTCAAGTAATTATATGGATCGGTGTGTGTCAGTGTGTCTGTCCTGTTTGCGTCCATGCTTCTTGGGTAATATAACATGTTACGAGCAAATGTTTATAAATGGGCGAttcttactttataagaaagaattatgttcttcaaaaaaaataatatgttcaTTATTATATAAACATATGATATATATCAAATTTATTCTCGACGAGCTATGCAAAAAGCATTATTAACCCACGGCAAGAAAGGacaaaatacaaacaaagtGCCGCAAATATACGGAACACCTAAGCcccaaaaacaaactaaaaagcCACACCAACTGGTATTGAGGCCGACATATACAAATGGAACAAGAAACCACTTGCATACCATTGCCTCAACTACCTAAAAAGCCCAAAAATAGCCCAGCCACCGAAAGAATACTCCACCTAATTAAGCAAGCAGCAGCAGCGCCTGCTatagcatgaaaaaaaaaatctgctaAACCTCCACAGAGACTAAAAACTCcccaaaaatacatattgcaaaGGCCAAAAGAACCAGCAGGACACAGCTGCCTAAACACCAACACCCCCAACCTCCACACCATCACAACCGGGTAGGTGGCCGACTTAGGCACCATTGAGGGTTCCAACACCACtctaaaaataaacaaaccgGTATACTCGTTCAACTCCTCGTCCATTTCCAAGCCAACACTTTGAAGGCGCCGAACTCTTCCACAACCTCTTGAAAACTCCTTTCTCCTCCACCCTCGGCTCCACCCCACCTCGCTAAGGACAATACCCTCCAACCTCTTATAGGCCGAGCTCACCGTAAAAATACCGGACTCATCTAACTTCCACCTCCATTTATCCTCTTAGACAATCTAGCTCCCTCCAAATCTTCCTCAAGGCTTAAAAGCACCTCCTCTTCCCACATGAAAAGATGTCTTCTCCAAGTAAAATTTCACTCCGAGCCAAACTCCGACACCCAACCCACCTCTCCTACCTTAGCCTCCTTTTGGTCCGAAATAGAATAGAGCCTCAGATACCTACTTCTAAAACTACTATCTCCTCTCCATATGTCACCCCAAAAACTAGAGTTGAGACCATTACCAACTTGTCGCTCCAACCCCGAATTGAACCAATTAAGCTCCCCAAAATCACCAAGCTTAATTAGGCCCTTCCACCAAATAGAAGCCCATCTCGGCTCCCCTCTAGACAATCCCATCAAACCTCCTCCCATATAAACATATGATATTAAAGTCTATTCAAGATTCATTAGATCATTTTATCAAGTCGAGATGTTTACACATAGGCATGATCTAAACATTTGTTTACAAGTGAAACAATTCTTATTTGTAAGAAACAATTCTTATATGTAAAGATGAGTTAATttatacaaatatataaaaattaagtgttttgttaacttgtgtcctaagGGCACAATAtaagaaactaaataaaaaaatttaatcttgAAAGTtgtgaagtagataaaatagtcacaaggaatgggggtttgaattgtgaccctttaaaaattaaacctgtaacttaaaattgattctcaagttgaaacttggaatggttaagttaaaagcagacttcagaacgttctgatgtctgagtgcaaaaacagcttaataaaataaatgtgtttgtgtgtgttgtgtatgcagtaagtaaagagtatagggaagagagaatcaacacacaacaaatttatagtggttcacccaatgtgggttagtccactcctcacaatcttgtgggAGTTTCctctatgatgcttgagataacctctcaaatcctgcaccttacaatatGTGTTCACCTAAACACTTACAactctgtattctctaagcctcagcaggcttgcaccttgttgctaagttaaccacttagacttttactaactcagctcaaactaacactttagtacccctaaagctagatgagatttgttttttcttcttgctaagttgcccacttagacttttgctccttctgctcaaactaacactttagtacccctaaagctggatgagactttcttttcttcttgctaagttacccacttagacttttgcacctttagctcaaactaacactttagtacccctaaagctagatgagactttacaagatgtttgaaacttgaatgattgaaatcagacaagagaagaaaggaatgaagtgttatttttaaagagataacaaagagtattgatgtgcactaaggaaacaagagccttagagattgatcaatttcaatttgcaagagcttcaaacaatctttgttgttttcttgtatgctttgcaatttgtgtggagtttgaatgtttgataaacaaacagaggaggaagaagaagttatctttgaaagagataacaaagagtattgatttgcactaagtaaacgaaagccttagagattgatcaatttcagttttgcaagagcttcaaacaatctttgttgttttcttgcatgctttgcaatggtgcaagttttgctaatgccttgatctctatttatagagtctttgggctcatatagccgttgtagggtgtccaatggtgttatgccatgtgtcctgggtcccacaagctttaacttgaaattctgggcaaacattatgatctctgatgaacatcagaatgttgttgtgttcatgatgatcttcatctgggttcatcatgttcttcatctaggttcatcatgtatgaatgaacacatgaaattctgggctatgcatatgcttttcatatgaatttctggacaataaccaatgtatggacttttctttatacatcagaatgttcctttcccagattttgcCTTGGGACCGGTGCAGGAAGAtatagtgggattctgcatcttcatgcccatgctttgagggattgtgttgtccttgtacagtaccaactctcatacgtgtctatctcttgttgaagatggCAGAtctgctttgcttttgctttttgcttttcacctactgtactgttcataaagtaagcatgtgctaagctgaacattctgaccatcagaatgtttaatattcatgatgttcttcatctgggttcatcaaggaTGAATGTCTGATGAGTTTCTGGGTCCATCCAATacgtgacatgagatttgttcaatttttatccttcaaaagttacttctccatatgcatcaaaagtttcttgaaaaagtaggataaagttgaatcaaatctgtcttggatttggtgcaagagagagaggatagtggatctgcagtcttcaggcccatgcttcaaggagatttgcttgattcatctcagagtacacgttatctctgatgcaagatctccttttgctagcttttccatctttccaccaactacactgttcatggctggaagcatgtgcagaagtgaacattctgatctcagaatgttccatttgttcttactttaggttgatttataagacttaacttttaatgtaatcaaacctaatagtaagatacaactgaagtgcagtgaatgcatcatctaggacaatattctctttggaatattcctagtactttaatgttcatagtcttggatgaacattaaagatccttttgacatagatccttgtccatgcctttatttgttgatagatccatgcagatgtacttttctggaccttttattcatgtaaagtgtacttgcatgctcttcacgttcttgatgaatttgggtagcttctgaacaaccttctgaactgggttgcttctgaactctcatcagaacgttctgatcaactctctgatcaacattctgaactaactttctgaatttcagaattagttcatggattcaatgtcctttgattttatgcatcttggtatgattcaaaccttgttcctgtcttagtgaaaacactcaagagcacaagttaaataccaaggaattaatcaaagtccatttaatcttcaatcattaaagtttattatctttaaaattaattagggattttgcctcaacaagtTGTGCATTCATAACCTTAAAAGTTTGAGACTtaccttttcaatacaatatttattgtGTCCTTGCCctaaggcacaagttaacattccAAAAACTAAATATCAAGTACAATTAAACTGaataactaataaaaaataatttaaaaatagtttttgagaagaaaaaaacctaaaaaaattattaagataATTActgcaaaaaattaaaaaatggttgAATCAACTCCATTTTAACAAAACTATAATTTAAATGAGATTTAACCAACCACTAAGGTACTCCCTCCgttactaactttttttttgagagaaacatCCGTTActaattataagtaaatttcactttttaggttaattcaattaataatgtatgtacTTATAACTATAATTAGCTAACGAAGGAGTAAGTGATTTTCGGTCCAACTAATGGAATCAACTGCTtcagatttttaaaacattgattagGAGTTATAGGATTCACATTGtgaaaagtgtagaaaaaaATTCCAATGTTTCATGTGCTGATATCTTATTGTTCACTGGTTTGAATTGAATCATCAAATTGAAATTAATGTTTGTTCTGTCCAAAAACAAgaaagaattatttttagtataaaaattaaacattcatCCAACCAAAACACTAtgaatccaatttttttaagttaatttttgaaaatgtttGATATGATTTGATTAGatgcatttgtaaaaaaaaaaaaaaaaattacaccatCAGTATATAAAAATCAATCTCTAATTAAATAATCCTAGAAGAAGTAATTGAGTATAATGCATGTTTCTACTTTCTAGTAATAGGAGCAAGAATGAAAAGAACAAGGAAGGTATTTACATGTTTTTAGAAGTTTCAGGTTCTAAAAAAACATtctaatataaaactatttaagaAACGTTTCAACATATGAGTTGTGACATTACTTGGGCAGACAGAATTACTAGGATGTGACTATTATGGGATATGTTTGgggaaaaggaaataaaaataagtggaattatttaaatattatggTCTTGAATAGAAAAACTAAATTTTGCAACTAGGATTATATACATTTTCTTCATATCATGGTGATtgacaaataaaatagaatcaAACAGAGTAAAATTATGAATTACAAATTATATTACACTTTCAAGATCAACATCCAAAACTTCACTTTTATCTTTGTGAACCATATTGTACAATGATACAGATGGCTTTAATCCCAAATTTACCATATGTTGCAAAACAACCTCAGcttccttcaatttttcatccTTGCAAAGAAGTCCTATGGTTGAACAAAAACTTGCCACATTTGGAACCATTCCTTTACCAATCATTTCATTGAGTAACCTAAGAGCCCTATAACAGTTTCCTTCTTTGCAATAACCATGAATCAATGTATCATATATGACACTATTAGGTTCCATGTTTAACTCATCCAATGATTTAAAGAGTTTAGATGCTTCTTTCATGCTACCATTCATACATAACCCATGTATTAATACACCATATGTGTATACATCTGAAACCAAACCAGATTTCTCCATTAAAGAATGTATTTCAAATGCTTTTTCCATATAATTTATTCTTACAAATCCATTGAGTAGAATTGTATATGTCACTTTGGTAGGAGCAATGTTTCTCTCTTCCATTTCCTTGACCAAGTTTAGAGCTCCTGCTAAATTTCCGACTTTGGAATATCCAGCAATCAGAGTATTATATGTCACGACTGTCGGCGATAGTCCGTTTGACTTCAATTCGTTATATAATCTAACGGCAGTATCGATCTTTTCCGCGTCACAATACCCTTTGATCAATGTGttatatgtaaatatattaGGCCTTAGGCCAACACGGTTTACACGATAAAACAACTTCACTGCTTCTCCAAGCTTCTTCATTCGACACAGCCCATTTATTAAAAGGTTGTATGTCATGATGCTACATGCTATATCTTTTTCgcgcatttcatcaaacacgtTAAAAGCTTTATCTATGCTCCCGTCGTTGCAATATTCACCAATCACAGAGCTGTAAGTATAAACATTAGGCACAATTCCGCTTAGTTTCATGCTTTCGTACATTTGAAATCCTTCCTTTTGAAGGCCTTGTTTGAAAAACCCGTTTATTAATACGCTGTAAGTGTGCTGATTGGCGACTAGATCCAATCCTTTCATTTTGCAAAACAACTTCTTTGCCAAATGAACATCACCATTCTTGCAACAACCATCGATCAATGTAGTGTATATTACAACATTAGGAGACAAACCAGTCTTTTCCATCATACCCAGAAGCTGAAAACTTTTCATCAAGTCACCGGCTTCACAACAACCCTTGATCATGATCCCAAAACTGTAAACATCAAGAACAACCTTGTTCTTTAACTCGTCGAAAACTAACCATGCTCTGCAAAAACTATTTGATCTAATAAGTAAGTTCAAAAGATTATTGAATGTGTTTGATATA belongs to Medicago truncatula cultivar Jemalong A17 chromosome 6, MtrunA17r5.0-ANR, whole genome shotgun sequence and includes:
- the LOC25495670 gene encoding pentatricopeptide repeat-containing protein At4g11690, which produces MSPSHEALILIQKMVKLPPEKAFSFFIPSTCQGLQHTSQSVSFILNRLLSSGLQSQAQSVLVRVISGQVTSSMFSHSSLMEELTQTHFTSSSTCSLLYEAIVNAYVHSQSPDEALYFLHEMIHKGHAPISNTFNNLLNLLIRSNSFCRAWLVFDELKNKVVLDVYSFGIMIKGCCEAGDLMKSFQLLGMMEKTGLSPNVVIYTTLIDGCCKNGDVHLAKKLFCKMKGLDLVANQHTYSVLINGFFKQGLQKEGFQMYESMKLSGIVPNVYTYSSVIGEYCNDGSIDKAFNVFDEMREKDIACSIMTYNLLINGLCRMKKLGEAVKLFYRVNRVGLRPNIFTYNTLIKGYCDAEKIDTAVRLYNELKSNGLSPTVVTYNTLIAGYSKVGNLAGALNLVKEMEERNIAPTKVTYTILLNGFVRINYMEKAFEIHSLMEKSGLVSDVYTYGVLIHGLCMNGSMKEASKLFKSLDELNMEPNSVIYDTLIHGYCKEGNCYRALRLLNEMIGKGMVPNVASFCSTIGLLCKDEKLKEAEVVLQHMVNLGLKPSVSLYNMVHKDKSEVLDVDLESVI